Within Emys orbicularis isolate rEmyOrb1 chromosome 16, rEmyOrb1.hap1, whole genome shotgun sequence, the genomic segment CTGGACACTTCCATAGTGCTGGGAAGAAGCACCAATTTTCACCACAAAGCGAAGATCACAGACTGTAGCTTTAGAAACCAAGTATTTGAACAATGGCCcctcagggatggtgtccctggcccccgtttgccagaagctgggaatgggatggatcacttgatgattccctgttctgttcattccctctgaagcacctggcattggccactgtcagaagacaggatactgggctagatgggcctttagtctgacccagcatgtccgttcttatgttaaTCACTGACATATAAACACACAGATACAAGACACTTAACATCTCTACACCTCTGCCCTTTAAATATGGAAACAGCAACTGTACAAAAAAAATTTTTAtatttcagtcaactgcagataTCAGAACAGCAGTCTAGTGCCACACATTTGTGAAACAGAagcaaagtattttttcatgagTGGTGGCAGGATCTATGGAAATTGTAGTTAGCAGGGGTTCTGACTGAATAGAAACTCATACACAAGAATCAAGTACTGCTGTATTGGGAAGCACTAGGTAGGATAGAAACGGTGAAGCCTTCACAAGTTACTTACCGACATTGGAAGAGACAGCCCGGTTCATGATATCAAGAGCTTCATTAAATTTGTCCTTGATCGATGGGTGTGCTAACACCTGGTCTGAGAACATAGACTTCCAACCAAGGTACCACTTGGTGATCTCTTCATAATTGGGGCTATTACTTAGCCAGGAGCACAGAACCTGCAAAGAAATCGAAAAACACACATCAACGGGGTGGCACAAACATGGATCAATTAGTTTGATTCTGAATTTGCTTATACTAACAAGAAGGGACTGTAGATCTGCATCTGCTAAAATAGCAGAGTCTCCATCTGATATACACGGAGCCATCACTAAGAAATGTCTGCATTTAACGTTCAAGCCATTTCTGCCATGCAATATACACTGGGCAGGAGTTGGAATTCTGAGTTTAACCAATAAAATATTTCACTGGGCAACAGCCAGAGAGCCAAGTCCCTCACAGCCGTTCACCACCACCTTATCATTGGCTTGTTCTTTAAAGCAAACAGTTCATTGGTTAGTCTCTTAACTACACACCTGCAGCCATTTGGGGAAGAAGTGTTTCTCCAGAAGTCCAACAAGGCTGGACACAGAGACCATCCCCTCCCAGTCAATCACCCAGTAAAATGCATCCATATGCTGCTGGTGAGGGTTAATGACGAGCTCATTGAGACAcatccctggggagagaagagagaagtcAGAATAGGAACTGCTCTGCTGGTACATTGGCTGCTTTAAACTGCAGGAAGTACTTCAACCTATTCAGCTAGCAGTTTAAGTGGTCGAAGAGGACTTAAGTCAAAGATGCTGCCTAACAGGGTTCAAACTCTTTCAACTGTTTGGATAATCTGAAGAGCTACAGAAGCCATCCTTGGCTCCAAAAAGGCAAGTATGCTACATCTCTACTGGGTGCTACTCTCTGCTAGAAGCATACATCTTAAAACAGTACACTGAGTTTTACTTTAGGCTAGAGAGACTTTAAACCAGTTTGGATGGCATCAGGGGAGTTGTGTAAGACTCTGTTCTTTGGCTTGCCTCACCGAGTTTAGGCACAATGTTTTTGACCATGAAAGCCTCCCAAGATCCTGGTGTAAACACTTCTTTCCAGGGCTGAAGGATCAGTTTGGCTGAGGAGTCACTGGGATGCCATTTCTGCAGTGCATTTGCCAACTTGTTTCGGATTGGAGAATATAATGGCTCTAATCGAGACTGCATCAGTGGAAGCCAGGGGTGAATCCAAGAGTGGATTGGGACAGTGTCTGTCAGAGGGTTCCAGTTTTCAaccttgaaacaaacaaaaagttactACAATAGAAATAAATCTATCCAGTGACTCCTAAGCAGCTGAGCCCCTCTCTGCCAAATGCACACAAAATTATAATGAAAGCATCCCACTGTTAATAATGCTGCCCTGAGGCTCCAAAATGAAAAGGTTATCAAATATTCGTAACTCACGGTGGTTTGAACGTTGGTTCAGAGCGTGGCTTCTCATCTTACCTCCTTCTGTAGTTTGGGGAAGATAAGCTGATCCAGAATATTATCCAATATCCAAACAGGAATAACATGCACCCAGCTGTCCAAGAAATCTACCATTGGTCCACAGTTTCTCGGCTGCCACTGTGTTATTATGTTTCTTACATACGGCATCCACATTTCCCACATAAGCCTGGAAAAATCAAAGTCAAGATTAAGCTACAGCCTGGGTGTGGTAGAAGTGAATGTTAAACATTTGGTTTATCTTTTATAGAGGACTTCAGGGAATTAAAAAGGCTACTTTGTTTACATTTGACAGCTGGATTTTAACAGACACTTCAGCTCATTAAAGGGCATCATCTGGAAAGTGCATTTCCACCCACTCTTCTCCATCCCCAATTGACCATCATTCGAGGGTGTTGCATACAAGTACCATTGGTTTATTGGTTACCTGTGAAAAGCATCCGTTGCTAGGTCCTGCCCACTGTGCGATAACAACTGATCATTTTCTAAAAGCCTTTTCCACTTGGCTATAATTTCTGTGCCATACATACAGTCCTGAAAAGAAAAAATGAGCCAGGGCAGCGTTTACTTCTTTCATGGTTGCCCATTAGCATGTAAAGCAGTGGGGTGGTGGTAATGTGCTGAGGGAGAGAGACCTGCCTCCCCTCTGCCGACAAACAGCAAGCTGACAGGATGTGGCAGACAGTCTCCCACTAGGGTATAACCCTGGAGAGGATTTAATATAAACCAAAGATACCAGGGCAAGgagaaataagatttttaaaagctaaaGCTACATACTACAGATACGATACTATGTTTTATCTATCAGGTGCTAAATGGCATGACTTGCTGGACAGCACACCCTTTAGTTGCCAAGTAAGGCAGATttcccatgcagtacaaggaaaggGACTTGTCTTGCCATTTACTGTTTCTTCTGAGCACTAccggcctctgaaaatcaggcccttgataACGGGTCTCCAAACATTGAGACTCCCACAATCTCCagtcactttagaaaatcttggccttcAGCTTTAGTGAGTAATGTCAGCAGCCCTCCTTTTATTAGCAGGTTAAGAGTGCTCCCACATTTTGCATGCATACATTTACCACAGTAGACCATGAACAAACTGAATGATTTCCTATGGTCGTTTAGTCAACTTTTCAATCAAAGCAAACTACCAAAATCTTTTCAGTCCTAACTGATAAAATACTGAAGCCAAACCCAGTACTCACCTTGAGGGGATCCCAGTTCTTGAAGTAATCTTTCATGAGAGGAAAGACGATAGCTACTGCCAGGTCCACTCTATCGGACATCCTGTATTCCTCATAATACTTATCTTGGAGGGTCTCAAAAATCTTTGCACATTCATCCAAGGTAAGTGGATTGTCACAGTTAGGCTGCATTCGCCTCTCGCATTCCTCCACCAATTCCAGGACCTTGCTGAGGTTGCTAATTGCTGTCTCCTCATGCGAGAGGACTTCAGACATCTTCTGTATCTCATGGGTCAGGTTGACAACCATGTCTCTCTCGTACTGCAGCTGCCGGTCATTCTGGATGATCTCCTGCTCTGTGATGTCGATGAGAAGTTGCAAGTTGTGCTTCAGTTCTGGCAAGGCAAATGCTTGGGGCTTGGAGTCTTTGCCCAGTGGCTGCTGAGGATTGTCATCTGGGATATTGTGCTTATGGCTGATTTGACTGTAACTGTAATAAACCCTTTGTTCCCGGCCAGTCATGTCTATAACCTtccaataaacaaaaacaagtatgTCTAAACAGCCCGAGTTCATACTAATATTCGAAGGAAATCCATTACCCAGGATCGAGACTGAAGCTATCCTGGTAATTCAGCAGCTTCCGGTTGTTATTAACATAACCAAGTTATTTGAGCGAGAAGACAAACTGAGGATGCAGCAGTTTGGGTCTCTCTCAAAAGCAACTGCACTCCATGCAGTTATAGCCTCGCTAAGGATTTGGAGTCACAGGAAAttaggagctgggggcagaaataAGAGCAGAGAGAAGGTCTTTTCTATCTGCCTGTATCTGGAGAGAAAGGACTATGTTTTCCCCTCTACCATTTCACAAGACTGTAAATACAAGTCACCTTATAACATAACGAACTGCATGCTGCATCTCGAGGAAAGTCTTAAGCAATTCTATTACTTCAAGAACTGGGATTTcagaccagggctgcccagatgggggggcaagtggggcaatttgccctgggccccgcaggggcccccacgagaatatagcattctatagtattgcaactttttttttatggaaggggcccccgatattactttgccccagaccccctgaatcctctgggcggccctgtttcaGACAAGCAGAAGTTCACTGGCTGCACCAAGGACAAGTCCAGTCACTGTCCCTCAGGGGGTTGAGAATTTGGTTCTCATTAGCCTGTCAATAACCAAAGCTTATTACTCACCTCTGTTATGTCTGTCAATGATTCTTAAGTACTCGCAGAACCAGCACTTTTGCTCAGAGGGGCAACAAGATCCTGCCACATGTTCTGCAGATTTTCTGCTAAGTATCTTGTAAGGATGATAATGAGGATGATGCACCTTAGGCAGATGCTAATCTCCCAGAGATTTAAACATATCATTGCTGTGGATATTGGTCTTACCTTAACTTGGGATAGTTCCTTTTGAGGAGTTGAGAGCTGCTTGCCAATCCTGCCTTTGGCCTTCAATTCTTCTACTGTCTTGTAGGCATACTTGGGTTTTTTCTTGCCTCCATTAGGATCCTTCCTCCACTGACTGAGCTCTTTCTGAAATTCCTAAATAAAAAGCCAAAGTCAGACCAGAGATGCAGGTTGCTGGCCAGCCATGCAAGTCTGTCATAGGATTCTTTACACAAGAATATTTCAGCTCAGGTCCCTTAAAGAATGCAGTATAGAAAAACAATGGGCAAAGATTAAAGCTGAATGGCAGGTTACTGGCTGAAATTCTGTGGCTGAGTCAAACATATTACAGATGGTCCTAACCAGTACATTTCTGGAGCTTATTCCCAGGACAGAGGGAAAAAATACCTTCAGATGTTCCCATTAGCACAGCCAAATAAACAGGCTTTCCAGTCCCGGAGCATTAGCAAGTGAGATTCCAGCAGCAAGGGCAAAGCCATTAGCATAAGTTTCTCTTTCAAGGGATAGGGGGAGaggaaaaacaacacacacacacacacacacacacacacacacacacacacacacacacacacacacacacacacacacacacacacacacacacacacacacacacacacacacacacacacacacacacacacacacacacacacacctctctaaCTTCAGCTTCCTCCATGCCACTGAGCTGAATGGCTTCCCCGACATGGGAGAATGCCCTAGTACTACAGCCTGATTTCACATAACATTGCGATGGGAGTCTTCAACACAGAGTGAGCCCTTAACCCAGTGAAACAGACAGACCAAGAGTCATACCTCTTCAGCTTCTTCCTCGGAGTCAACGACAGGGAAGTCCTGCAAGGACTGACTGGTTCGTTCAGAGCCATATGCTCCCAAGGCTCCTTTGCCTTTCCTTTGCTTGGCCTCAATCGGATTGATGATACCTGGGGAGTTTCAGAACAGTCAGTGAACGTCAGCTAGGAAGGGGAGTCTAACCATTTGAACAGGAAAAGCTGTAAATAGGTCACCATAGGAAAAAGAGTGTTATCAAACTGGCAcagatcatccagtctggcaTTCTGTCTTCAGCAGTGTCAGTATTTTGCAGTTACACATTGTTATTGGTGGCCCTAAAATTTTCAGGCACTTTTAAAAACCTGCTGTAGCATGTTCCTCTGACCACCGATGCTAATGAATTCCATACACTGCACAAAATAGCATTCCCTTTGATTGTTCCAAGTTGAATGCCTTTTAATTTAATCTCCCTCCTATTGTCTCCTCCTCATGCTACATAATCAGAGATTGTGCAGTCTCCCACCACATGTCAATTTCATCTAATTACTGCTGTAATTATTTAAAACTAATACAACTGGATTTGATCTTGAAGATCCAACTAGTCTGAAGGAGAGGTGGGCAAACAAGAACCAAGTTTGCAGTTTCCTTACAGAATCCCCATCTCAGGCCCATACTCTTGGGGAAAACACACAGTACCTTGAGCATTCTTTCCAAGCCCTCTACCAGGGACATAACCCATTTTCTGAAGAAGCTTCTGCCCTATTCCCTTGGTGTGTCTCTCCCAGCTGCCGAAGTCCATGAAAGATTTGGTCCCTCCTATAAATCCTTTCTGGCTGGGTTTGAAATTGCCACcctgttaaaagaaaaagaaaagaaaccaataCCAGATAAGTGATATAATCACCAAGCTCCTCGCCATCGATCTCAAGATGAGACCTCCCCTGAGGAGCCTCACCAGCCTGCACTCTGTGCTGCTCTTCGAACTATCCGTCAGAGAGCCCCCTAGGCCCACTGCTGGAGTTGGGGGTTTGTAGCCCCATTCCCATTATGGGCTGATCTATAAGGCTCTATTGTGGGCGGAAATAAATTGGTTCCTGATATTTTGCATCTGAACAGTCGAAAAatggattttgatttttaatccatttaattggTAATTTGCTTATGCTAGTCACATTTAGTACTGTGAAaagaaataatttgaaaaaatatttatcattgATGGGTGGAAGTAAAACCTGGACATTCATTTACTTCAACCTCATTCAACTCAAAATGAGTATCAATGAAGGGAAGGGGCTTAAGAGGCCTGGGGAGGAGTGAAGCTCCCAAGAACATACGCAATCCATCAAAATACACAAAGAAAAGCCAAGGGAAACTCCTCCCTCCACTGCAAACCAGTATCACAAGCGGCTCTGTGATCTTACTCAGCCACTGTTCTCCCTTCTCAGCTGCTGTATCACTGAGCCAGTACCTGGACTGTACCATGGCTGGCGCGCCGTAAATAACTTAAATAGGTCTAATACTTTTATGAATAACTCACTGTTTTTAACTTCTTTGGTACAAACTCTTTAGGGAATTCTTCCTGCTTAATGGGCTTCTCATCCTCATCTGAGTCTTCTTCTATCACTTCCTCAGCTGCAGCTTTCCTTAGTCCCGCACTGATGAAATTAACGGGGGCTGAGTAGTCCCGAGAGCTGCACAAAAAAGGGATTTCACAGTCATGCTGTTGTAACACAGTTCCACTGAATCAGAACTGGAAATGCACACACTCAGAAACACCTTGATGCAGTTTTTCCTGATTTCAAAATAAACTCAGTGTTAAGAAATAGCAGTAAAAGCTGTTAAATTCAAACTTCTGATATTTCATTATGGAAAACGTTGGTTTTGAGTGTGCGCGCAAGGCTCTCTCTAATGAGTTGTAACCTAGCACACTGGTGATCCCCCTCACAACCCCCTTACTAACTGGGcaataaggaaacaaatcttgGAACCAAACTATATATGAAGAATTCAGTCCATTTGATAACACACTGAACTAAATATtaacccctcccctctccacacaGATACCCTCCAAAGCCATTACAATCTCAAACTAGCCACAGTAGCACAGTTTCCTGGAGAGCTTCGCCTTCTGAATCAGGCTCTATACATCAAGTGACTGAGTTACATTCATAGGAAAACTTACAAAATCAAATATCATATAGAACTTATAAAGGAGTCCCCCAAATAGTTCTTTGCAGACTGACAGAGAAAAGAACCAAATTAAAAGTGAGAAATCTATTGGTACTGCACAAAGGAATCCGTATCTCATTTGGACTGTTACTTTAGCTTATCAGCTACGCTAACAACAAAGAGAAGATTGTCTGTTCACAGTCCTGCCAGAGTTTGCAGGGCACTGGTAACTGCCCGTACCGTTTGCCTCCAAAGCTGGGCCTCTCGTCGTCCGAGTCGTGCTCAGCCCACACGCCATACGTGGCCTCCTCCTTGGTCTGCCAGTGGCGCTGGCGGTTGGGGTTGAACTCGTTCTGCAGGTCCCAGTCCGTGATTTCAAATTTCTCCATCTCCACATCATCATCGTCATCTTTGCCGTAGAGATGGGACATCGACATGATGGCCTGGGAGAGAGCAACACCCCGGGAGAGTCAGCACGAGCAGCTGGTAACAGGGTGGGGGCCAGAGAGAGGTGGTAACATGGGGGTGGGCGGACATGGCACAGCCCAGGTGAGGTGGTgacacggggggagggggtcagggcacaGCCCGGGTGAGGCGGtgacacggggggaggggggtcagggcacaGTCCGGGTGAGGCGGTGacacgggggaggggcagggggggaaggACACAGCCCGGGTCAGGCGGtgacacgggggagggggggtcagggcacagCCCGGGTCAGGCGGTGACACGGGCGGGGGGGGTTAGGGCACAGCCCGGGTCAGGCGGTGacacgggcgggggggggggggggtcagggcacagCCCGGGTGAggcggtgatgggggggggggggtggcagggcacAGCCCCGGCGAGGCggtgacacgggggggggggggggcaggggggaaggaccCAGCCGGCGCGAGGCGGTGACacggggtggcgggggggaaggaCCCAGCCGGCGCGAGGCGGTGacacggggggggcaggggggaaggaccCAGCCGGCGCGAGGCGgtaacacgggggggggggcaggggggaaggactCAGCCGGCGCGAGGCGGTaacacggggggggggcaggggggaaggaccCAGCCGGCGCGAGGCGGTGacacgggggggggcaggggggaaggaccCAGCCGGCGCGAGGCGgtaacacggggggggggggcaggggggaaggaccCAGCCGGCGCGAGGCGGTGacacgggggggggcaggggggaaggaccCAGCCGGCGCGAGGCGgtaacacgggggggggggggcaggggggaaggaccCAGCCGGCGCGAGGCGGTGacacgggggggggcaggggggaaggaccCAGCCGGCGCGAGGCGgtaacacggggggggggggcaggggggaaggaccCAGCCGGCGCGAGGCGGTGacacggggggggcaggggggaaggaccCAGCCGGCGCGAGGCGgtaacacgggggggggggcaggggggaaggaccCAGCCGGCGCGAGGCGGTGacacggggggggcaggggggaaggaccCAGCCGGCGCGAGGCGGTgacacggggggggggcaggggggaaggaccCAGCCGGCGCGAGGCggtgacacgggggggggggggcagggcgctaGTGACGCCCCGTTACGAGCAGTGGCTGCGGGGGACAAGGGGCCCTTGCCGGGGGCAGCGCGAGGACAGAACACTAGCGGGGGGCAAGGGGACCGCGTCTACCCCGAGTGCCGGCCGCTCACCGCACGGGGAGGGCGGGCTCCGCCCGCGGTCACACGGGCCTCGGAAGACTCCGGTTCGGGGCCGCCGGCACTCGGCTCCGCTGCTCGAAAGCTGCCTGCGCTGCTGACCCGGAAACAGGAAGCGGTGGCCTTTACTTCCGGGGCCGCGCCGCGACTGCTCAAGCCACGCCCCTAACCATAGAGACATGAAGGCAGAGCGGCCCGCCCAGCTGCCCGTCCTGGCCTCGCCTCTCTATGGTGCTGGCTGACTGCTAGTGGGGCggggccagcccctgccctgcccccagggatccaggctccccccccaccaccaggggGGTTGCTTGGCCccatgggcagccagggggcaCCCGGCCACTGCACGTGGTGTCGC encodes:
- the TFIP11 gene encoding tuftelin-interacting protein 11 gives rise to the protein MSMSHLYGKDDDDDVEMEKFEITDWDLQNEFNPNRQRHWQTKEEATYGVWAEHDSDDERPSFGGKRSRDYSAPVNFISAGLRKAAAEEVIEEDSDEDEKPIKQEEFPKEFVPKKLKTGGNFKPSQKGFIGGTKSFMDFGSWERHTKGIGQKLLQKMGYVPGRGLGKNAQGIINPIEAKQRKGKGALGAYGSERTSQSLQDFPVVDSEEEAEEEFQKELSQWRKDPNGGKKKPKYAYKTVEELKAKGRIGKQLSTPQKELSQVKVIDMTGREQRVYYSYSQISHKHNIPDDNPQQPLGKDSKPQAFALPELKHNLQLLIDITEQEIIQNDRQLQYERDMVVNLTHEIQKMSEVLSHEETAISNLSKVLELVEECERRMQPNCDNPLTLDECAKIFETLQDKYYEEYRMSDRVDLAVAIVFPLMKDYFKNWDPLKDCMYGTEIIAKWKRLLENDQLLSHSGQDLATDAFHRLMWEMWMPYVRNIITQWQPRNCGPMVDFLDSWVHVIPVWILDNILDQLIFPKLQKEVENWNPLTDTVPIHSWIHPWLPLMQSRLEPLYSPIRNKLANALQKWHPSDSSAKLILQPWKEVFTPGSWEAFMVKNIVPKLGMCLNELVINPHQQHMDAFYWVIDWEGMVSVSSLVGLLEKHFFPKWLQVLCSWLSNSPNYEEITKWYLGWKSMFSDQVLAHPSIKDKFNEALDIMNRAVSSNVGGYMQPGARENIAYLTHTERRKDFQYEAMQERREAENMAQRGIGMAASSVPMNFKDLIQTKAEEHNIVFMPVIGKRHEGKQLYTFGRIVIYIDRGVVFVQGEKTWVPTSLQSLIDMAK